The following coding sequences lie in one Streptomyces sp. NBC_00510 genomic window:
- a CDS encoding ABC transporter ATP-binding protein, translated as MVVVEDLVRTFGTGDTAVHALGGVSFSVARGELVALKGRSGSGKTTLLNIIGGLDRADAGRVTVDGTVLNGLGERDLLALRRDRMGFVFQSFGLLPILTAAENVGVPLRLRNTPRREREERVALLLSLVGLQGHAGQRPGEMSGGQQQRVAIARALANRPALIIADEPTGQLDADTGRAVMELLRAVVHSEGVTALVATHDPQLLALADRVLELRDGHITPTD; from the coding sequence ATGGTCGTGGTCGAGGACCTGGTGCGCACCTTCGGCACCGGGGACACCGCGGTGCACGCCCTGGGCGGGGTGTCCTTCTCCGTGGCCCGGGGTGAACTGGTCGCGCTCAAGGGCCGCTCGGGCTCAGGCAAGACGACCCTGCTGAACATCATCGGCGGCCTGGACCGCGCCGACGCCGGCCGCGTCACCGTCGACGGCACCGTCCTGAACGGCCTGGGCGAACGCGACCTGCTGGCCCTGCGCCGCGACCGCATGGGCTTCGTCTTCCAGTCCTTCGGCCTGCTGCCCATCCTCACCGCCGCCGAGAACGTCGGCGTCCCCCTGCGACTGCGCAACACCCCCCGCCGCGAACGCGAAGAACGCGTCGCCCTCCTGCTCTCCCTGGTCGGCCTCCAAGGCCACGCCGGCCAGCGCCCCGGCGAGATGTCCGGCGGCCAGCAGCAACGCGTCGCCATCGCCCGCGCCCTGGCCAACCGCCCCGCCCTGATCATCGCCGACGAACCCACCGGCCAGCTCGACGCCGACACCGGCCGCGCCGTCATGGAACTCCTGCGCGCCGTCGTCCACAGCGAAGGCGTCACCGCCCTCGTCGCCACCCACGACCCCCAACTCCTCGCCCTCGCCGACCGCGTCCTGGAACTGCGCGACGGCCACATCACCCCCACCGACTGA